From the genome of Haloterrigena sp. KLK7, one region includes:
- a CDS encoding HalX domain-containing protein — translation MSDDLEILVVDDEARLADLFAAWLQGEWAVGTAYDGEEALEKMSDSVEVVLLDRRMPGLSGDEVLERIRDAGYESRVVMVTAVDPDFDIIEMGFDDYLVKPVSKDELVEIVDDVADRSEYESDIQEYYALVSKKALLESEKADRELANNEEYQDLRDRVEELEARVDETVSGMSSHDDFVGAFQDLQSEN, via the coding sequence ATGAGTGACGACCTCGAGATTCTCGTCGTCGACGACGAGGCGCGCCTCGCGGATCTCTTCGCCGCGTGGCTCCAGGGCGAGTGGGCCGTCGGCACGGCCTACGACGGCGAAGAGGCCCTCGAGAAGATGTCCGACTCCGTCGAAGTCGTCCTGTTGGACCGCCGAATGCCGGGTCTCTCGGGCGACGAGGTCCTCGAGCGAATCAGGGACGCCGGCTACGAGTCACGGGTGGTGATGGTGACGGCGGTCGATCCCGACTTCGATATCATCGAGATGGGATTCGACGATTACCTCGTCAAACCGGTCTCGAAGGACGAGCTCGTCGAGATCGTCGACGACGTGGCCGATCGATCGGAGTACGAATCGGACATCCAGGAGTACTACGCTCTCGTCTCGAAGAAGGCGCTACTGGAGTCCGAGAAGGCCGACCGTGAACTCGCGAACAACGAAGAGTATCAGGACCTCCGCGATCGCGTCGAGGAACTCGAGGCCCGCGTCGACGAGACCGTCTCCGGAATGTCCTCGCACGACGACTTCGTCGGTGCGTTTCAGGACCTCCAGTCCGAGAACTAG
- a CDS encoding 3-hydroxyacyl-CoA dehydrogenase NAD-binding domain-containing protein, giving the protein MELEDINTVAVLGAGNMGHGIAEVVAMAGYDVKMRDIKDEFVQNGYEQIEWSLNKLAENDQLTEEEADAALERVTPLVDMAEACGDADVVIEAVPEQMEIKKDVYTELEEVAPDRAIFATNTSSLSITDLAEFTERPEQFCGMHFFNPPVRMDLVEVISGADTAEETLEVVEELAADIGKSPVRVHKDSPGFIVNRVLVPLMNEACWLVHDDEATIAEVDSTTKYGMGLPMGSFELADLTGIDVGYHVLDYMHEVLGEAYEPSPLFEEKVENEELGKKTGKGFYDYENGEGAQIPTDEQSELVEKRLIATLANESAKLIGNDVAPPESIDEATKLGAGFPDGPVKMVDEFGIENALAALEEAYEETGHERYAPADYLEERAEAGGFYEQDGDEGSTEFETIRLEYPGDMVGHVVLDRPHRMNTISDELLEELSEAIDLLEDDDEVRSILLTGEGEKAFSAGADVQSMAGSGADPIEGQELSRLGQQTFGKLEACDLPVVAGIDGFCLGGGMELATCADLRVASERSEFGQPELNLGLIPGWGGTQRLKHVVGEGRAKEIILTAERFDAETMEDYGFVNEVADNDDLAERALELATDLAGGPPIAQKFTKRAMLAGRDDTDSGLEYEASAFGHLMATDDLMEGITAFMEDEEPEFEGQ; this is encoded by the coding sequence ATGGAGCTGGAAGATATCAACACTGTCGCAGTTCTCGGCGCGGGGAATATGGGCCACGGCATCGCGGAGGTCGTCGCGATGGCGGGCTACGACGTGAAGATGCGAGACATCAAAGACGAGTTCGTCCAGAACGGCTACGAGCAGATCGAGTGGTCGCTGAACAAGCTCGCCGAGAACGACCAGCTCACCGAGGAGGAGGCCGACGCCGCCCTCGAGCGGGTCACCCCGCTGGTCGACATGGCGGAGGCCTGCGGCGACGCCGACGTCGTCATCGAGGCCGTCCCCGAGCAGATGGAGATCAAGAAGGACGTCTACACCGAACTCGAGGAGGTCGCTCCCGACCGCGCGATCTTCGCGACCAACACCTCGAGCCTCTCGATCACGGACCTCGCGGAGTTCACCGAGCGCCCCGAGCAGTTCTGCGGGATGCACTTCTTCAACCCGCCCGTGCGCATGGACCTCGTCGAGGTCATCTCGGGCGCCGACACGGCCGAGGAGACCCTCGAGGTCGTCGAGGAGCTGGCCGCGGACATCGGCAAGTCACCGGTTCGCGTCCACAAGGACTCGCCCGGGTTCATCGTCAACCGCGTGCTCGTTCCCCTGATGAACGAGGCCTGCTGGCTCGTCCACGACGACGAGGCGACCATCGCCGAGGTCGACTCGACGACCAAGTACGGGATGGGGCTGCCGATGGGCAGCTTCGAACTCGCCGATCTGACCGGCATCGACGTGGGCTACCACGTGCTCGACTACATGCACGAGGTGCTGGGCGAGGCCTACGAGCCGAGTCCGCTGTTCGAGGAGAAAGTCGAGAACGAGGAGCTCGGCAAGAAGACCGGCAAGGGGTTCTACGACTACGAAAACGGCGAGGGCGCCCAGATTCCGACCGACGAGCAGTCCGAACTCGTCGAGAAGCGGCTGATCGCGACGCTGGCAAACGAGTCCGCTAAACTGATCGGCAACGACGTCGCGCCGCCCGAATCGATCGACGAGGCGACCAAGCTCGGCGCCGGCTTCCCGGACGGTCCCGTCAAAATGGTCGACGAGTTCGGGATCGAGAACGCCCTCGCGGCGCTCGAGGAGGCCTACGAGGAGACCGGCCACGAGCGCTACGCGCCGGCCGACTACCTCGAGGAACGCGCCGAAGCGGGCGGCTTCTACGAGCAGGACGGCGACGAGGGATCGACCGAGTTCGAGACGATCCGACTCGAGTACCCCGGCGACATGGTCGGCCACGTCGTCCTCGACCGACCCCACCGGATGAACACGATCAGCGACGAGCTGCTCGAAGAGCTCTCCGAGGCGATCGACCTGCTCGAGGACGACGACGAGGTCCGCTCGATTCTGCTCACCGGCGAGGGCGAGAAGGCCTTCTCCGCGGGCGCGGACGTCCAGAGCATGGCCGGCAGCGGCGCCGACCCGATCGAGGGCCAGGAGCTCTCGCGACTCGGCCAGCAGACGTTCGGGAAGCTCGAGGCCTGCGATCTGCCCGTCGTCGCCGGCATCGACGGCTTCTGTCTCGGCGGCGGGATGGAACTGGCCACCTGCGCCGACCTCCGGGTCGCCAGCGAGCGCTCCGAGTTCGGCCAGCCCGAACTGAACCTCGGCCTCATTCCCGGCTGGGGCGGCACCCAGCGGCTCAAACACGTCGTCGGCGAGGGCCGCGCGAAGGAGATCATCCTCACCGCCGAGCGATTCGACGCCGAGACGATGGAAGACTACGGCTTCGTCAACGAGGTCGCCGACAACGACGACCTCGCCGAGCGCGCGCTCGAGTTGGCGACCGATCTCGCCGGCGGGCCGCCGATCGCACAGAAGTTCACCAAGCGCGCGATGCTCGCCGGCCGCGACGACACCGACTCCGGACTCGAGTACGAGGCCTCCGCCTTCGGCCACCTGATGGCGACCGACGACCTCATGGAGGGGATCACGGCCTTCATGGAGGACGAGGAGCCGGAGTTCGAAGGGCAGTAA
- a CDS encoding acyl-CoA dehydrogenase family protein, giving the protein MEFGLSEEQEQIRDEVARFAENEIVPHAEEYDTEEKFPHDIVDEAAEMGLVGASIPIEYGGAGYSTLESAIIAEELFSYDPGIALSILACSFGTEAIREFGDEDQKERFLEPVARGEKISGAAISEPDTGSDVSSVSTRAEKDGDEWVINGNKMWITNGTVGDFFVMLCKTDPDAEGRYDGFSQIVVEADRDGFESEKITGKLGIRASDTAELILDDVRVPEENLIGDQGAAFLQQMQFFDATRTGVAAQGVGIAKGALRAALEYAQDREQFGQPISEFQAIQHKLADMATKTEAARNLTYKAAWNVDQDNDITMGASMAKEYASRIAVDVANEAVQIHGGSGYVNDFPVERFYRDSKITQIYEGTSEIQKNVIARELLSDGL; this is encoded by the coding sequence ATGGAATTCGGGCTCTCAGAAGAACAGGAACAGATTCGCGACGAAGTCGCGCGGTTCGCGGAGAACGAAATCGTTCCCCACGCCGAGGAGTACGACACCGAGGAGAAGTTCCCCCACGACATCGTCGACGAGGCCGCCGAGATGGGGCTGGTCGGCGCCTCGATCCCGATCGAGTACGGCGGCGCCGGCTACTCGACGCTCGAGTCGGCGATCATCGCCGAGGAGCTGTTCTCCTACGACCCCGGCATCGCGCTCTCGATCCTCGCGTGTTCGTTCGGGACCGAGGCCATCCGGGAGTTCGGCGACGAAGACCAGAAGGAGCGCTTCCTCGAGCCCGTCGCGCGGGGCGAGAAGATCTCCGGAGCCGCCATCTCGGAACCGGACACCGGTTCGGACGTCTCCTCGGTCTCGACGCGCGCCGAGAAGGACGGCGACGAGTGGGTGATCAACGGCAACAAGATGTGGATCACCAACGGCACCGTCGGCGACTTCTTCGTCATGCTCTGTAAGACCGACCCCGACGCCGAGGGCCGGTACGACGGCTTCAGTCAGATCGTCGTCGAGGCCGACCGCGACGGCTTCGAATCCGAGAAGATCACCGGCAAACTCGGTATCCGCGCCTCCGACACCGCCGAACTCATCCTCGACGACGTCCGCGTCCCCGAGGAGAACCTCATCGGCGATCAGGGCGCCGCCTTCCTCCAGCAGATGCAGTTCTTCGACGCCACCCGGACCGGCGTCGCCGCGCAGGGGGTCGGCATCGCGAAGGGCGCGCTCCGGGCCGCCCTCGAGTACGCCCAGGACCGCGAGCAGTTCGGCCAGCCCATCAGCGAGTTCCAGGCCATCCAGCACAAGCTCGCCGACATGGCGACCAAGACCGAGGCCGCGCGGAACCTGACCTACAAGGCCGCCTGGAACGTCGATCAGGACAACGACATCACCATGGGCGCCTCGATGGCCAAGGAGTACGCCTCCCGCATCGCCGTCGACGTCGCCAACGAGGCCGTCCAGATCCACGGCGGTTCGGGCTACGTCAACGACTTCCCCGTCGAGCGCTTCTACCGCGACTCCAAGATCACCCAGATCTACGAGGGCACGAGCGAGATTCAGAAGAACGTGATCGCGCGGGAGCTGCTCAGCGACGGGCTCTAA